CCCTCTGTTAGCCAGTTCTCTGCTCAGGACAACATGTCCGTCTAGAATTGATCTGGTAGCATCGGATATGGGTTCGTTGAAGTCATCTCCCTCAACGAGGATAGTGTAAAGACCTGTAATGCTGCCTTTGCCCTCAATCCTCCCTGTTCTCTCCAGAAGCTTTGGAAGTAGACTGAAGACCGAGGGTGTATATCCCTTTGTAGTGGGTGGTTCACCCACGGAAAGACCTACCTCCCTTTGGGCCATAGCGAATCGGGTTAGGGAGTCTACCATTAGAAGAACATCTTTCCCCAAATCTCGGAAGTATTCAGAGATGGTCGTTGCCACGTATGCAGCCCTCATTCTTATCAGTGGGTGACGATCCGAAGTTGCAACAACTACAATAGATCGTTTGAGACCTTCCTTACCAAGATTTTTCTCGAGGAATTCTCTGACCTCTCTACCCCGCTCTCCGATTAGTCCGATTACGTTTACATCCGCCTGCGAATTTCTAGCCATCATTCCCAAAAGGACGCTTTTCCCTACGCCGGTTCCTGCGAAGATTCCCATACGTTGTCCTTTTCCACATGTAAGCACTCCATTTATAGAACGTATACCCAGGTCAATTGGCTCGGTTATCCTGGCCCTTTTCAGAGGGTTTATAGGGTCAGCGTATATTGGGTATTCTTTCTCAGCGGATATTGTTCCTTTTTCATCAAGTGGGTGCCCAAGACCATCTATAATTCTCCCCAATAGTTGGGGTCCTACGCCGATACTGGCTTTTTTTCCTAGAGAGAC
The genomic region above belongs to Syntrophales bacterium and contains:
- the fliI gene encoding flagellar protein export ATPase FliI; translation: MIDLAKYSTLIREKRFIQVYGKISEIVGLVVEGHGPVASLGELCAIYPTDSVNPIMAEVVGFKNGRVLLMPLDSIQGLGPGCRIVSLGKKASIGVGPQLLGRIIDGLGHPLDEKGTISAEKEYPIYADPINPLKRARITEPIDLGIRSINGVLTCGKGQRMGIFAGTGVGKSVLLGMMARNSQADVNVIGLIGERGREVREFLEKNLGKEGLKRSIVVVATSDRHPLIRMRAAYVATTISEYFRDLGKDVLLMVDSLTRFAMAQREVGLSVGEPPTTKGYTPSVFSLLPKLLERTGRIEGKGSITGLYTILVEGDDFNEPISDATRSILDGHVVLSRELANRGHYPAIDVLQSVSRVMIDIVDEEHMKKATKLQNILATYRKAEDLINIGAYVKGSNPEIDYAIAMIDKVNDFLRQDIDEKIDFETTKKNLFEIFEE